From Pseudomonas sp. LS1212, the proteins below share one genomic window:
- a CDS encoding alpha-1,4-glucan--maltose-1-phosphate maltosyltransferase: MTVDEPFEAVQAAQGSNDAEQPLSLSRALLLPRIVIENTTPVIEGGLYAAKAITGQMVTVTSKVFADGHDKLAVVLRWRPVRSDSWRSVPMVDRGNDSWEAQFSVPEVGRFLFSIEAWIDQFASFRYDLEKKYSAGVPVSLELEEGRIMLLQNAERSEGALQRQLQRLHDDLQAMPVDDQVGTLLNAEAAELMAMADHRAYLSRSHEFPLEVERERAQFASWYELFPRSITDDPERHGTFNDVHRRLPMIRDMGFDVLYFPPIHPIGRSFRKGPNNALQAGPDDPGSPYAIGSDEGGHEAIHPLLGSREDFRRLVAAAADHGLEIALDFAIQCSQDHPWIKEHPGWFSWRPDGTIRYAENPPKKYQDIVSADFYAAEAIPSLWLALRDIILNWVEEGVKIYRVDNPHTKPLPFWQWLIEDVRSQHPEVMFLAEAFTKPAMMARLGKVGYSQSYTYFTWRNTKAELQSYFSELNQPPWSYCYRPNFFVNTPDINPFYLHDSGRAGFLIRAALATMGSGLWGMYSGFELCESAPVPGKEEYLNSEKYEIRPRDFTAPGNIIVEIAQLNRIRRQNPALQTHLGIEFYNVWNDNILYFGKRTADRGNFILVAISLDPHNAQEAHFELPLWELGLDDDAQTRGEDLMTGHHWTWKGKTQWMRIEPWQLPFGIWRIEKAL, translated from the coding sequence ATGACGGTCGATGAACCTTTTGAAGCAGTCCAGGCAGCACAAGGCAGCAATGACGCCGAACAGCCCTTGTCGCTGTCCAGGGCCTTGCTGTTGCCACGTATCGTGATTGAAAACACGACACCGGTAATTGAAGGCGGGCTGTATGCCGCCAAGGCGATCACCGGCCAGATGGTGACGGTGACCAGCAAAGTCTTTGCCGACGGCCACGACAAGCTGGCGGTGGTGCTGCGCTGGCGCCCGGTGCGCAGCGACAGTTGGCGCAGCGTGCCGATGGTCGATCGCGGCAACGACAGCTGGGAGGCCCAGTTCAGTGTGCCGGAGGTTGGCCGTTTTCTGTTTTCTATCGAGGCCTGGATCGATCAGTTCGCCAGTTTTCGTTACGACCTGGAAAAAAAATACTCGGCCGGTGTCCCCGTCAGCCTGGAGCTCGAGGAAGGCCGCATTATGTTGCTGCAAAACGCCGAACGCAGCGAGGGCGCCCTGCAGCGGCAATTGCAGCGGCTGCATGATGACTTGCAGGCCATGCCGGTGGACGACCAGGTCGGTACCTTGCTCAATGCCGAAGCCGCCGAGCTGATGGCCATGGCCGACCATCGCGCTTACCTGAGCCGCAGCCATGAGTTCCCGCTGGAGGTCGAGCGCGAACGGGCGCAGTTCGCCAGCTGGTACGAGTTGTTCCCGCGTTCGATCACCGATGACCCCGAGCGTCATGGCACTTTCAATGACGTGCACCGTCGCCTGCCGATGATCCGCGACATGGGTTTCGACGTGCTTTACTTTCCGCCCATTCACCCGATCGGTCGCAGCTTCCGCAAAGGGCCGAACAATGCCCTGCAGGCCGGGCCGGACGACCCGGGCAGCCCTTACGCCATTGGCAGTGACGAGGGCGGGCATGAGGCGATTCACCCGCTACTGGGCAGCCGCGAAGACTTTCGCCGGCTGGTCGCCGCCGCCGCCGATCATGGCCTGGAAATCGCCCTGGACTTCGCCATCCAGTGCTCCCAGGACCACCCCTGGATCAAGGAGCATCCGGGCTGGTTCTCCTGGCGGCCGGACGGCACCATCCGCTACGCGGAAAACCCACCGAAGAAGTACCAGGACATTGTCAGCGCCGACTTCTACGCCGCCGAGGCAATACCGAGCCTGTGGCTGGCCCTGCGCGACATTATCCTGAACTGGGTCGAGGAGGGCGTGAAGATCTATCGGGTCGACAACCCGCACACCAAGCCGCTGCCGTTCTGGCAATGGTTGATCGAGGACGTGCGCAGCCAGCACCCCGAGGTGATGTTCCTCGCCGAAGCCTTTACCAAACCTGCGATGATGGCGCGCCTGGGCAAGGTCGGCTATTCCCAGAGCTACACCTATTTCACCTGGCGCAACACCAAGGCCGAGCTGCAAAGCTATTTCAGCGAACTGAACCAGCCGCCCTGGTCGTATTGCTACCGGCCGAATTTCTTCGTCAATACCCCGGACATCAACCCGTTCTATCTACATGACTCCGGTCGTGCCGGCTTTTTGATCCGCGCCGCGCTGGCGACCATGGGCTCGGGGCTCTGGGGCATGTATTCGGGGTTCGAGTTGTGCGAGTCGGCGCCGGTGCCAGGCAAGGAGGAATACCTGAACTCGGAGAAGTACGAGATTCGTCCGCGCGACTTCACCGCCCCCGGCAACATCATTGTCGAGATCGCCCAGCTCAACCGCATCCGCCGGCAGAACCCGGCCCTGCAAACCCACCTGGGCATCGAGTTCTACAACGTGTGGAACGATAACATCCTCTACTTCGGCAAACGCACCGCCGACCGCGGTAACTTCATTCTGGTGGCCATCAGCCTGGATCCGCACAACGCCCAGGAAGCGCATTTCGAACTGCCTCTTTGGGAATTGGGCCTGGACGACGATGCCCAAACCCGAGGTGAAGACCTGATGACCGGGCATCACTGGACCTGGAAAGGCAAGACTCAATGGATGCGCATCGAACCCTGGCAGCTGCCGTTCGGAATCTGGCGCATAGAGAAAGCCCTCTAG
- a CDS encoding YcaO-like family protein yields the protein MNLFNIETSAFYPGSLSYQPSAMTGLPNSIEIGNYWSIHGSGIGDGTTAQTTALGEFFERRHFYMEVTADSSSTLSDALCKEESNDFIAAFTQTSTEALSENSLVTHAFNMSTVVRTKDFSTCLIPTVCLSLSFFENTMDNSIYPARDTCGCSFHSSAEQAIFGAIKESLERQFLTRFWITGNCSRIIDNSIGSDWLSHSTERHLFKALCCAGEVTIIDITDENFPGTCLLLVYGCSDQMRNVQYCAGMSYNNSPQSALEKALLELWQTYRFIDRFRETSSTLKDIDDPYLIHFLKCNEFKTYKNIIATNESLHSPPPEKHEFNASTLINEIRNKELNGYLYLRPLKIMGQFFYFCKFTSPNLFMHMNNSSNINLSNRYSKAFSESFIPNRLTTMVPFP from the coding sequence ATGAACTTATTCAATATCGAGACATCCGCGTTTTACCCAGGATCATTATCCTATCAACCTTCAGCGATGACCGGACTACCTAATAGTATAGAAATAGGAAATTACTGGAGCATCCATGGCTCTGGGATTGGTGATGGCACGACTGCCCAAACAACTGCCCTCGGTGAGTTCTTTGAGCGGCGGCACTTCTATATGGAGGTCACAGCAGATTCTTCATCAACCCTAAGCGACGCGCTATGCAAAGAAGAAAGCAATGACTTCATTGCAGCATTTACTCAAACCTCCACTGAGGCTCTCTCTGAAAACTCACTCGTAACGCACGCATTCAATATGAGCACAGTGGTTCGGACAAAGGATTTCTCCACTTGCCTGATACCTACAGTTTGCCTTTCTCTCAGTTTTTTTGAAAATACTATGGACAATAGCATTTACCCTGCAAGAGACACATGTGGTTGCAGTTTCCACTCATCTGCAGAGCAAGCGATTTTCGGCGCAATAAAGGAATCCCTGGAGCGACAGTTCTTAACACGCTTCTGGATAACCGGGAATTGTTCAAGAATCATTGATAACTCTATAGGTTCTGACTGGCTATCCCATTCCACTGAACGTCATCTTTTTAAAGCTCTCTGCTGTGCGGGAGAAGTAACGATCATCGATATCACCGATGAAAACTTTCCTGGAACTTGTTTGCTTTTGGTGTACGGTTGCAGCGACCAAATGAGGAATGTCCAGTATTGCGCCGGAATGTCGTACAATAATTCACCGCAATCCGCTTTAGAAAAAGCTCTGCTTGAGCTTTGGCAAACATATCGATTTATTGATCGATTCCGTGAAACCTCAAGCACTCTAAAAGATATAGACGACCCTTATCTTATCCACTTCCTCAAATGCAACGAATTTAAAACCTATAAAAACATTATAGCAACCAACGAATCACTCCATTCTCCTCCTCCAGAAAAACACGAATTCAACGCTTCAACCCTTATAAACGAAATACGCAACAAAGAACTGAATGGATACCTATATCTAAGACCTCTAAAAATAATGGGTCAGTTTTTTTACTTTTGCAAATTCACCTCCCCCAACCTTTTTATGCACATGAACAATTCAAGCAATATCAATTTGAGCAATCGATACTCCAAAGCATTCAGTGAGTCATTCATACCAAACAGACTCACAACTATGGTGCCCTTCCCATGA
- a CDS encoding ATP-binding cassette domain-containing protein, whose amino-acid sequence MSIISVHDMNAAYKNKAIFKDVSLTILKNSITGMLGPNGSGKTTFFDIICGLKHPDTGHITNTSTHPLYLSQTLSTPATLRMSEIFRLISNLSISAPIQKENIFKALKKWSPDALERYSNIWNKKPSACSYGEIRSFFTLSLLALPSDLIILDEPTAGVDPEFRHYIWLCIQKAKNDGASVIVSSHNVEEIGHNTDTFYMIAQQKFTRFNSSDEYMDFYEANNLDKAFINAASSRCSS is encoded by the coding sequence ATGAGCATAATTTCTGTACACGACATGAACGCAGCATACAAAAATAAAGCAATCTTCAAAGACGTATCGCTTACAATTTTAAAAAACTCAATCACGGGCATGCTTGGGCCAAATGGCTCGGGCAAAACCACCTTTTTTGATATTATTTGCGGCCTTAAACATCCTGATACGGGCCACATTACTAACACCTCAACTCATCCACTTTATCTATCGCAGACCTTATCCACACCTGCAACACTTAGAATGTCCGAGATATTCCGACTTATTTCAAACCTCTCAATCTCCGCACCAATTCAAAAAGAAAACATCTTTAAAGCACTAAAGAAATGGAGCCCAGATGCATTAGAGCGATACTCGAACATCTGGAATAAAAAACCTTCAGCTTGTAGCTATGGTGAAATAAGAAGCTTTTTCACGCTTTCATTACTTGCCCTGCCTTCCGACTTGATAATATTAGACGAACCGACCGCAGGCGTGGACCCAGAATTCCGCCATTATATTTGGCTCTGTATACAGAAGGCAAAAAATGATGGCGCATCTGTAATTGTTTCGTCACATAACGTCGAGGAAATTGGGCATAACACAGATACTTTCTATATGATCGCGCAGCAAAAATTCACCAGATTCAACTCAAGCGATGAATATATGGATTTTTATGAAGCCAATAATTTAGATAAAGCATTTATCAATGCAGCCTCCTCACGCTGTTCATCATGA
- a CDS encoding MgtC/SapB family protein produces MDAWWHEVWLTLAAEFADITDAKQLTRVSVRLLMAALLGAVLGFERERKGKAAGVRTHMLLALGAALFVLVPQMAGAGEAALSRVVQGIVAGIGFLGAGTILKGKDLDEEHVKGLTTAAGLWMTAAIGVTAGLGREATALFSTVLALIILGVMPWVVDRFERHDEQREEAALINALSKLLAS; encoded by the coding sequence ATGGATGCCTGGTGGCATGAAGTCTGGTTAACGCTGGCGGCGGAATTTGCCGACATCACCGACGCCAAGCAACTCACCCGCGTCTCCGTACGCCTGTTGATGGCCGCGCTGCTTGGCGCGGTGCTGGGTTTCGAACGCGAACGCAAGGGCAAGGCCGCCGGGGTGCGCACCCATATGCTGTTGGCGCTGGGCGCGGCGTTGTTCGTGCTGGTGCCGCAGATGGCCGGTGCCGGCGAAGCGGCCTTGAGTCGGGTGGTGCAGGGCATCGTCGCCGGGATCGGCTTTCTCGGTGCGGGCACCATCCTCAAGGGCAAGGACCTGGACGAAGAACACGTCAAGGGTCTGACCACGGCCGCCGGCCTCTGGATGACCGCCGCCATCGGCGTCACCGCCGGCCTGGGCCGGGAGGCGACGGCGCTGTTCAGCACGGTGCTGGCGTTGATCATCCTGGGGGTGATGCCGTGGGTGGTGGACAGATTCGAGCGTCATGATGAACAGCGTGAGGAGGCTGCATTGATAAATGCTTTATCTAAATTATTGGCTTCATAA
- a CDS encoding DUF3203 family protein, with the protein MYVHTNQETRRCTFTVDDQRFDVAAADLTVTTDEALRMSVVEVNGKKVPITEDEADTLTVAGAVDGRKHLKASVPGSVI; encoded by the coding sequence ATGTATGTTCATACCAATCAAGAAACACGACGCTGCACTTTCACAGTCGACGATCAACGTTTCGACGTTGCAGCCGCCGACCTCACCGTCACCACCGATGAGGCCTTGCGCATGTCAGTGGTGGAGGTGAACGGTAAAAAAGTGCCGATCACCGAGGATGAAGCCGACACGCTCACCGTGGCGGGTGCGGTGGATGGTCGCAAGCATTTGAAGGCCTCGGTCCCAGGCTCCGTGATTTAA
- the ccoG gene encoding cytochrome c oxidase accessory protein CcoG, translating into MSERIPVQIVEVAEPSAFKKKPATSDRYIHTRSFTGLFRNLRLGGAGLLFVLFFGTVWLNWGGRQAVLWDLAESKFHIFGATFWPQDFILLSALLIICAFGLFAITVFAGRVWCGYTCPQSSWTWIFMWCEKVTEGERNQRIKLDAAPWGLNKLMRRSAKHTLWLAISLLTGLTFVGYFTPIRPLASELLSLELSGVSLFWVLFFTGATYINAGWLREAVCMHMCPYARFQSVMFDKDTLTVTYDYTRGENRGPRKRDVDPASQGLGDCIDCQMCVQVCPTGIDIRDGLQMECIGCAACIDACDSIMDKMGYARGLVGYTSERTLQGGKTKLLRPRLLGYATVLLVMIGALVVALDQRSMVSLDVSKDRGLFRENSQGQIENIYSLKVINKTQQRQDYRLRLVDAEGFELDGKTAFSLAPGEISDFPVSVAMLADRPQSSSQAIGFEVVDSDDPHVVSVAHSRFVAPLNR; encoded by the coding sequence ATGAGCGAACGAATTCCCGTCCAGATCGTTGAAGTAGCCGAGCCTTCCGCATTCAAAAAGAAGCCCGCCACCAGCGACAGATACATCCACACCCGCAGTTTCACCGGCTTGTTCCGCAACCTGCGCCTGGGCGGCGCAGGGCTGCTGTTTGTCCTGTTTTTCGGCACCGTCTGGTTGAACTGGGGCGGTCGCCAGGCCGTGCTCTGGGACCTGGCCGAAAGCAAGTTCCACATCTTTGGCGCAACCTTCTGGCCACAGGATTTCATCCTGCTGTCGGCACTGTTGATCATCTGCGCCTTCGGCCTGTTCGCCATTACCGTGTTCGCCGGGCGCGTCTGGTGTGGCTACACCTGCCCGCAAAGCAGCTGGACCTGGATCTTCATGTGGTGCGAGAAGGTCACCGAAGGCGAGCGCAACCAGCGCATCAAGCTCGACGCGGCGCCCTGGGGGTTGAACAAACTGATGCGGCGCTCGGCCAAGCACACCTTGTGGCTGGCCATCAGCCTGTTGACCGGGTTGACCTTCGTTGGCTACTTCACGCCTATCCGGCCACTGGCCAGTGAACTGCTTAGCCTGGAATTGAGCGGCGTCAGCCTGTTCTGGGTGCTGTTCTTCACCGGCGCGACCTATATCAACGCCGGCTGGTTGCGCGAGGCGGTGTGCATGCACATGTGCCCGTATGCGCGCTTCCAGAGCGTGATGTTCGACAAAGACACCCTGACCGTCACCTACGACTACACCCGCGGCGAGAACCGCGGCCCGCGCAAGCGTGACGTGGACCCGGCAAGCCAGGGCCTGGGCGACTGCATCGACTGCCAGATGTGCGTCCAGGTCTGCCCGACCGGCATCGACATCCGCGACGGCCTGCAGATGGAGTGCATCGGTTGCGCGGCCTGCATCGACGCCTGCGATTCGATCATGGACAAGATGGGCTACGCTCGCGGCCTGGTTGGCTACACCTCCGAACGCACCCTGCAGGGTGGCAAGACCAAACTGCTGCGCCCGCGTTTGCTGGGTTACGCAACGGTGCTGCTGGTGATGATCGGCGCGCTGGTGGTCGCCCTCGACCAACGCTCGATGGTCTCGTTGGACGTCAGCAAGGACCGTGGCCTGTTCCGTGAGAACAGCCAGGGCCAGATCGAGAACATCTACAGCCTGAAAGTCATCAACAAGACCCAGCAGCGCCAGGACTACCGCCTGCGCCTGGTCGATGCCGAGGGTTTCGAGCTGGATGGCAAGACCGCCTTCAGCCTGGCCCCCGGCGAAATCAGCGACTTCCCGGTGTCGGTGGCGATGTTGGCCGACCGCCCGCAGAGCAGCTCGCAGGCCATCGGCTTTGAAGTCGTCGACAGCGATGATCCGCACGTCGTCAGCGTGGCGCACAGTCGCTTTGTCGCGCCATTGAACCGCTGA
- the mapR gene encoding GntR family transcriptional regulator MpaR (MapR regulates genes involved in Pseudomonas quinolone signal (PQS) production and anthranilate metabolism) — protein MKRYEKFADDIAELIRSGVLGPGQRVPSVRYASQTHGVSPSTVFQAYYLLERRGLIRARPRSGYFVNTHTPTQFSEPQISHQDNESTEVDVSELVFSILDSMKDPQTVPFGSAFPSPSLFPLPRLARSMASASREMDPRMVVTDLSPGNPQLRRQIALRYMVGGLMLPMEELLITNGALEALNLCLQAVTEPGDLVAIEAPAFYACLQVLERLKLKAVEIPVHPREGIDLTVLAQTLERHPIKAVWCMTNFQNPVGASMPEAKKQQLVELLRQHQVPLIEDDVYAELYYAQQAPKPAKAFDTEGLVMHCGSFAKSLAPGYRIGWVAAGRFAQKIERLKLMTSLCASMPAQAAIADYLQHGGYDRHLRKLRYALEEQQSAMLAAIARYFPAQTRVSQPAGGYFLWLELPEQMDSLKLFQMALAQGISIAPGPIFSPTQRFRNCIRLNYGSPWTEQSEKAMETLGRIVRSF, from the coding sequence ATGAAACGCTACGAGAAATTCGCCGACGACATTGCCGAACTGATCCGCTCCGGAGTGCTGGGCCCCGGCCAGCGAGTGCCGTCGGTGCGTTATGCCAGCCAGACCCACGGGGTCAGCCCCTCGACGGTGTTCCAGGCCTACTACCTGCTGGAGCGTCGCGGGCTGATCCGGGCCCGGCCGCGCTCGGGGTACTTCGTCAACACCCACACGCCGACGCAGTTCAGCGAACCGCAGATCAGCCACCAGGACAATGAGTCCACCGAGGTGGACGTCAGCGAGTTGGTGTTTTCGATTCTCGACTCGATGAAAGACCCGCAAACCGTGCCCTTTGGCTCGGCCTTCCCCAGCCCGAGCCTGTTCCCGCTACCGCGCCTGGCCCGTTCGATGGCCAGCGCCAGCCGGGAAATGGACCCGCGCATGGTGGTCACCGACCTGTCACCGGGCAACCCGCAACTGCGTCGGCAGATCGCCCTGCGCTACATGGTCGGCGGCCTGATGCTGCCCATGGAGGAGCTGCTGATCACCAACGGTGCACTTGAGGCGCTGAACCTGTGCCTTCAGGCCGTGACCGAACCGGGCGACCTGGTCGCGATCGAGGCGCCGGCCTTCTATGCCTGCCTGCAGGTATTGGAGCGGCTGAAGCTCAAGGCGGTGGAGATCCCGGTACACCCGCGCGAAGGCATCGATCTGACGGTGCTGGCGCAAACCCTGGAGCGGCATCCGATCAAGGCCGTCTGGTGCATGACCAATTTCCAGAACCCGGTCGGTGCAAGCATGCCCGAGGCCAAGAAACAGCAGCTGGTGGAACTGCTGCGCCAGCATCAGGTGCCGTTGATCGAAGACGATGTGTATGCCGAGCTCTACTACGCCCAGCAAGCGCCAAAACCGGCCAAGGCATTCGATACCGAAGGGCTGGTGATGCATTGCGGTTCCTTCGCCAAGAGCCTGGCGCCGGGCTATCGCATCGGCTGGGTGGCCGCCGGTCGCTTCGCGCAGAAGATCGAACGGCTGAAGCTGATGACCTCGCTCTGCGCCTCGATGCCGGCCCAGGCAGCGATTGCCGATTACCTGCAGCACGGCGGCTACGACCGCCACCTGCGCAAACTGCGTTATGCCCTGGAAGAACAGCAAAGCGCCATGCTCGCCGCCATCGCCCGGTATTTCCCCGCGCAAACCCGGGTCAGCCAACCGGCCGGCGGTTATTTCCTGTGGCTGGAACTGCCCGAGCAGATGGATTCGTTGAAGTTGTTTCAGATGGCGTTGGCGCAAGGCATCAGCATTGCGCCGGGGCCGATCTTTTCGCCGACCCAGCGGTTTCGTAATTGCATACGGTTGAATTACGGCAGCCCGTGGACGGAGCAGTCGGAGAAGGCGATGGAGACGTTGGGCAGGATTGTGCGGTCGTTTTAG
- a CDS encoding SDR family oxidoreductase — MEKVIVITGASRGIGAATALLAAREGYRICINYQTDEQAAHRVLEQVRELGAEAITVRADVSIEDEVTHLFNRVDAELGRVTALVNNAGTVGQKSRVEEMSEFRLLKIMKTNVVGPILCAKHAVQRMSTLHGGQGGSIVNVSSVAARLGSPSEYVDYAASKGALDTFTVGLSREVAGEGIRVNAVRPGYIHTDFHALSGDPDRVSKLESTIPMGRGGQASEVAEAIIWLLSDKASYSTGTFVDLGGGR, encoded by the coding sequence ATGGAAAAAGTCATCGTCATCACCGGCGCCAGCCGCGGCATCGGCGCCGCCACCGCGCTGCTTGCGGCCCGCGAGGGCTACCGCATCTGCATCAACTACCAGACCGACGAACAGGCGGCGCACCGGGTGCTCGAGCAGGTGCGCGAATTGGGTGCAGAAGCCATCACCGTGCGCGCCGATGTCAGCATCGAAGATGAAGTGACCCATCTGTTCAACCGTGTCGATGCCGAGCTCGGTCGGGTGACGGCGCTGGTCAACAATGCAGGCACTGTGGGGCAGAAATCCCGGGTCGAGGAAATGTCCGAGTTCCGTCTGCTGAAAATCATGAAGACCAACGTGGTGGGGCCGATCCTGTGCGCCAAGCATGCGGTCCAGCGCATGTCCACGCTGCATGGCGGGCAGGGCGGCAGTATCGTCAACGTGTCATCGGTGGCGGCGCGGCTCGGTTCGCCGAGCGAGTACGTCGACTACGCTGCCTCCAAGGGCGCGCTGGACACCTTCACCGTTGGGCTTTCCAGGGAAGTGGCGGGCGAGGGCATCCGCGTCAATGCGGTAAGGCCGGGGTACATCCATACCGATTTCCACGCCCTGAGCGGCGACCCGGACCGGGTCAGCAAGCTCGAGTCGACAATCCCCATGGGGCGGGGCGGGCAGGCAAGCGAGGTGGCCGAGGCGATTATCTGGCTGCTGTCGGACAAGGCCTCGTATTCGACCGGGACCTTCGTTGACCTGGGTGGTGGCCGCTAA
- a CDS encoding DUF411 domain-containing protein — MLHTRPLRRIALLALLATSSLAQAAEALNIDVYRDPNCGCCKAWISHLKENGFTVQDHEEPNMSAVKQRLGVEPRLASCHTGVIDGKFVEGHVPADQVKALLKRDDLRGLAVPGMPKGSPGMEVEGRQDAYQVIGLTRAGADEVVAEYPGK; from the coding sequence ATGTTGCACACTCGCCCGCTACGGCGCATCGCATTGCTGGCGCTGTTGGCGACCAGCTCTCTGGCCCAGGCAGCCGAAGCGTTGAACATCGATGTCTACCGCGACCCCAACTGTGGTTGCTGCAAGGCCTGGATCAGCCACCTGAAAGAGAACGGCTTCACCGTCCAGGACCATGAGGAGCCGAACATGAGCGCAGTCAAGCAACGCCTCGGCGTAGAGCCGCGACTGGCTTCGTGCCACACCGGGGTGATCGACGGCAAGTTCGTCGAAGGCCATGTGCCGGCCGACCAGGTCAAGGCGTTGCTCAAGCGTGACGACTTGCGCGGGCTGGCCGTGCCGGGCATGCCGAAGGGGTCGCCGGGCATGGAAGTCGAGGGCCGCCAGGATGCCTATCAGGTCATCGGCCTTACCCGGGCCGGTGCCGATGAAGTGGTGGCCGAGTACCCGGGCAAATGA
- a CDS encoding YqaA family protein, with protein sequence MLGYGSLFLAAFGAATLLPLQSEAVLVGLLLKTPSAVAWLLLIATAGNLLGSIVNWLLGRSIEHLRNRRWFPMSPRQLERAQRHYQRYGQWSLLLSWVPIIGDPLTLIAGVMREPFWRFVLIVGVAKGARYGVLAWLTLGWSAA encoded by the coding sequence ATGCTGGGTTATGGGAGCCTGTTCCTGGCAGCGTTCGGGGCAGCGACACTGCTGCCCCTGCAATCTGAGGCCGTTCTGGTCGGGCTGCTGCTCAAAACCCCGTCAGCGGTAGCTTGGCTGCTGCTGATCGCCACTGCTGGCAATCTGCTGGGCTCGATCGTCAACTGGCTGCTGGGCCGCTCCATCGAGCACCTGCGCAACCGGCGCTGGTTCCCGATGAGCCCACGGCAGTTGGAACGGGCCCAACGCCATTACCAACGCTATGGCCAATGGTCCCTGCTGCTGAGCTGGGTGCCGATCATCGGCGACCCGCTGACCTTGATCGCCGGCGTCATGCGCGAACCCTTCTGGCGCTTCGTCCTGATCGTCGGCGTGGCCAAGGGCGCCCGCTATGGCGTGCTGGCATGGCTGACCCTGGGCTGGTCAGCGGCCTAG
- a CDS encoding DinB family protein, whose translation MAYNNAWANHRLYKACLQLSQDEFVEPRCSFFPSIKLTLNHILIVDWLYLQALECEQAGEAPELFVEPEEQFDDCEQLQREQAQADHRLIAYCSHLHDENLNRYVSIVRPDRVQREQRLRLVAHLFEHQTHHRGHVHAMLCETGVKTPQLDEFFCESDAELRARDFAELGWTEAQIWNR comes from the coding sequence ATGGCCTACAACAATGCCTGGGCCAATCATCGTTTGTACAAGGCTTGCCTGCAGCTGAGCCAGGATGAGTTCGTCGAGCCCAGGTGCAGTTTCTTTCCCTCGATCAAGCTCACGCTCAATCATATTCTGATCGTGGACTGGCTGTACCTGCAGGCGCTGGAGTGTGAGCAGGCGGGCGAGGCCCCGGAGCTTTTTGTCGAGCCTGAGGAACAATTCGATGACTGCGAGCAACTGCAACGCGAGCAGGCCCAGGCCGACCATCGCCTGATCGCCTACTGCTCGCATCTGCACGACGAAAACCTGAACCGCTACGTCAGCATCGTGCGCCCGGACCGGGTGCAACGCGAACAGCGCCTGCGCCTGGTCGCGCACCTGTTCGAGCACCAGACCCACCACCGTGGCCATGTGCATGCGATGTTGTGCGAAACCGGGGTCAAGACGCCGCAGCTCGATGAGTTCTTCTGTGAATCGGATGCCGAGTTGCGCGCCCGGGACTTCGCCGAACTGGGCTGGACCGAGGCGCAGATCTGGAACCGCTAG